The following are encoded in a window of Microbacterium sp. LWO13-1.2 genomic DNA:
- a CDS encoding MFS transporter: MNPSTESRGAAKRALLSLAIGSFGIGMTEFVVMGLLPNIARDLLPSVWNASQEDALGQAGWLISLYALGVVIGAPTIAGFVARFPRHRVMIVLALALTVFNALTVVLPSFELVGASRFLAGLPHGAYFGIGALVAADVMGPGNRAKGVAFILTGLTIANVVGVPLGTFLGQQWGWRTAFLVVTLVFALATLCIALFVPEHPGEPGRTMRAELGVFRIPQVWFTLAVGAIGFGGFFAVYSYIAPLVTEVAGSPAWTVPIVLVLMGVGMTAGNLVGGHLADIDLRRTMLVGLTAMAVVLALLAVLSFWIVTLGVLVIVVGFVSSVLSPTIQTRLMDVAGDNQSIAAALNHSALNIGNSLGAFLGGAVIAVGWGFTAPAWTGAALAVIGLVIAVVSYRVEGRRPTTVLVAARS; this comes from the coding sequence GTGAATCCCTCGACTGAATCGAGGGGTGCGGCGAAGAGGGCGCTCCTCTCTCTCGCCATCGGCAGTTTCGGCATCGGCATGACCGAATTCGTGGTCATGGGCCTGCTGCCCAACATCGCCCGAGACCTGCTGCCCTCCGTCTGGAACGCCAGCCAGGAGGACGCGCTGGGCCAGGCCGGCTGGCTGATCTCGCTGTATGCGCTCGGAGTCGTCATCGGCGCACCGACGATCGCCGGCTTCGTCGCGCGTTTTCCGCGACATCGCGTGATGATCGTCCTCGCGCTCGCGTTGACCGTCTTCAACGCGCTCACGGTCGTGCTGCCGTCGTTCGAGCTCGTCGGAGCGTCACGGTTCCTCGCCGGGCTCCCGCACGGCGCCTACTTCGGCATCGGCGCACTCGTCGCCGCCGACGTGATGGGGCCGGGCAACAGGGCCAAGGGCGTCGCCTTCATTCTCACCGGTCTCACCATCGCGAACGTCGTCGGCGTGCCGCTGGGCACATTCCTCGGCCAGCAGTGGGGCTGGCGAACCGCCTTCCTGGTCGTCACGCTGGTGTTCGCGCTGGCGACGCTCTGCATCGCGCTGTTCGTACCGGAGCATCCGGGGGAGCCGGGTCGCACGATGCGCGCGGAACTCGGCGTGTTCCGCATTCCGCAGGTGTGGTTCACTCTCGCCGTCGGCGCGATCGGGTTCGGCGGCTTCTTCGCGGTGTACAGCTACATCGCCCCGTTGGTCACCGAGGTCGCCGGATCGCCGGCATGGACCGTGCCGATCGTGCTGGTGCTCATGGGCGTCGGCATGACCGCCGGAAACCTCGTCGGTGGACACCTCGCCGACATCGATCTGCGTCGAACGATGCTCGTCGGCCTGACAGCGATGGCAGTGGTGCTCGCACTGCTCGCCGTGCTGTCGTTCTGGATCGTGACGCTCGGTGTGCTCGTCATCGTCGTCGGTTTCGTGTCGTCCGTGCTCAGCCCCACGATCCAGACACGCCTCATGGACGTCGCCGGCGACAACCAGTCGATCGCGGCGGCGCTCAACCATTCGGCCCTGAACATCGGCAACAGCCTCGGTGCCTTCCTCGGCGGAGCGGTGATCGCCGTCGGGTGGGGGTTCACGGCTCCTGCATGGACCGGGGCGGCGCTCGCGGTGATCGGGCTCGTCATCGCGGTCGTCTCGTACCGGGTCGAGGGGCGCCGCCCGACGACGGTGCTGGTGGCCGCTCGTTCGTAG
- a CDS encoding thiamine-binding protein → MLIAFSVAPSGTPASGAESTDGSVHDAVAAAVRVVRESGLAHRTTSMFTEIEGPDWDTVMDVVKRATEAVMPFGSRVSLVLKADIRPGYSGELDAKVDRLEAAIEGGSDR, encoded by the coding sequence ATGCTCATCGCCTTTTCCGTCGCCCCCAGCGGCACACCGGCCAGCGGTGCCGAGAGCACGGACGGTTCCGTGCACGATGCGGTAGCGGCTGCCGTCCGTGTCGTGCGCGAGTCCGGCCTGGCCCACCGCACGACCAGCATGTTCACCGAGATCGAGGGACCCGACTGGGACACGGTCATGGACGTCGTGAAGCGAGCGACGGAAGCCGTGATGCCTTTCGGCTCCCGGGTGTCGCTCGTGCTGAAAGCCGATATCCGCCCTGGTTACTCCGGCGAGCTGGATGCGAAGGTCGACCGCCTGGAGGCGGCGATCGAGGGCGGGTCGGACCGGTAG
- a CDS encoding hemolysin family protein — protein MNDWAGLVWLVVLLAANAFFVGAEFAVISARRSQIEPRAEQGSRAAKTALYAMEHATLMLATSQLGITICSLLILNVSEPAIHHLLAQPLHAIGWSDGVVDAVAFAVALLIVSFLHVVFGEMVPKNLAFSVPDRAVLILAPPLVWVSKVFMPVIWLLNGAANAVLRLFRVEPKNEAASTFTLEEVATIVDQSRREGVLSDASGTLAAALEFTDKKARDIAVPLDDLVSLPESITPDEIERAVARYGFSRYVIVDGEGAPIGYVHLKDILRTSDGADAVAKAAQPVPKKRIHHMVPVQEDTDLEDALALMRRAGRHLAKVRNAQGETTAVLFLEDILEELVGEVQDATRRVINRGQ, from the coding sequence ATGAACGATTGGGCAGGCCTCGTCTGGCTCGTGGTGCTCCTCGCAGCGAACGCCTTCTTCGTCGGCGCCGAGTTCGCGGTGATCTCCGCACGGCGCTCGCAGATCGAACCGCGTGCGGAGCAGGGCTCCCGTGCGGCCAAGACCGCGCTGTACGCGATGGAGCACGCGACGCTCATGCTCGCGACATCGCAGCTCGGCATCACAATCTGTTCGCTCCTCATCCTGAACGTGTCCGAGCCGGCGATCCACCACCTTCTCGCGCAGCCCCTGCACGCGATCGGGTGGTCGGATGGTGTCGTCGACGCGGTCGCCTTCGCGGTCGCGCTGCTCATCGTCTCCTTCCTGCACGTCGTGTTCGGCGAGATGGTGCCGAAGAACCTCGCGTTCTCGGTGCCCGACCGGGCGGTGCTGATCCTGGCACCACCCCTGGTGTGGGTGTCGAAGGTGTTCATGCCGGTCATCTGGCTGCTCAACGGTGCGGCGAACGCCGTGCTGCGGCTGTTCCGCGTGGAGCCGAAGAATGAGGCGGCTTCGACGTTCACGCTCGAGGAAGTGGCGACGATCGTCGATCAGTCCCGGCGGGAGGGCGTGCTCTCGGATGCCTCGGGCACGCTGGCCGCGGCGTTGGAGTTCACCGACAAGAAGGCCCGAGACATCGCCGTCCCGCTGGACGATCTCGTGTCCCTGCCCGAATCGATCACACCTGATGAGATCGAACGGGCTGTCGCGCGTTATGGATTCTCGCGGTACGTGATCGTCGACGGCGAGGGCGCTCCGATCGGGTATGTGCATCTGAAGGACATCCTGCGCACCTCAGACGGAGCGGATGCCGTTGCCAAGGCCGCGCAGCCGGTGCCGAAGAAGCGCATCCACCACATGGTCCCGGTCCAAGAGGACACGGACCTGGAAGATGCTCTCGCGCTGATGCGTCGAGCCGGCCGCCACCTGGCGAAGGTGCGCAATGCGCAGGGCGAGACCACAGCCGTGCTGTTCCTCGAGGACATCCTGGAGGAACTCGTCGGCGAGGTGCAGGATGCGACCCGGCGCGTGATCAACCGAGGGCAGTGA
- a CDS encoding bifunctional o-acetylhomoserine/o-acetylserine sulfhydrylase: protein MSESETWRFETKQIHSGAAPDPVTKARATPIYQTTSYVFDNADHAANLFALAEFGNIYTRIQNPTQDVLEKRLAALEGGTGALVLSSGQAASTFAVLNIAEAGDHIVASSSIYGGTYNLFKYTLAKLGIEVTFVENQDDPEEWRRAVRPNTKLFFAETIGNPQINVLDIRSVADVAHDSGVPLIVDNTIATPYLIRPFEFGADIVVHSVTKFLGGHGTTIGGAIIDGGSFEWSKNVDKFPGLTVPDPSYHGASYTAAVGDGLAYIIKARVQLLRDLGSAIAPQSAWNLIQGIETLSLRIERHVQNAQEIAEWLDNRDDVAAVNYSGLPTSPWYAKANEYAPKGVGAVLSFELKGGVQAGREFVNSLTLFSHLANIGDVRSLVIHPASTTHAQLTPEQQLTAGVTPGLVRLSVGLENIDDLKADLDQALAAARRVSEAARA, encoded by the coding sequence ATGTCCGAATCCGAGACCTGGCGTTTCGAGACCAAGCAGATCCATTCCGGTGCTGCTCCCGACCCGGTGACGAAGGCCCGCGCGACGCCGATCTACCAGACGACCTCCTACGTCTTCGACAATGCGGACCACGCGGCGAACCTGTTCGCGCTGGCCGAGTTCGGGAACATCTACACCCGTATCCAGAACCCGACGCAGGACGTGCTCGAGAAGCGTCTCGCCGCTCTCGAGGGCGGCACCGGCGCTCTCGTCCTCTCCAGCGGCCAGGCCGCCTCGACCTTCGCGGTGCTGAACATCGCCGAAGCCGGCGACCACATCGTCGCCTCGAGCTCGATCTATGGCGGCACGTACAACCTCTTCAAGTACACGCTCGCGAAGCTCGGCATCGAGGTCACCTTCGTCGAGAACCAGGACGACCCCGAAGAGTGGCGCCGCGCGGTCCGCCCCAACACCAAGCTCTTCTTCGCAGAGACGATCGGCAACCCGCAGATCAACGTCCTCGACATCCGTTCCGTCGCCGACGTCGCACACGACAGCGGCGTGCCGCTCATCGTGGACAACACGATCGCGACTCCGTACCTCATCCGCCCGTTCGAGTTCGGTGCCGACATCGTCGTGCACTCGGTCACGAAGTTCCTCGGCGGCCACGGCACGACCATCGGCGGCGCCATCATCGACGGCGGCAGCTTCGAGTGGTCGAAGAACGTCGACAAGTTCCCCGGCCTCACGGTTCCGGACCCCTCGTACCACGGAGCGTCGTACACGGCGGCTGTCGGCGACGGCCTCGCCTACATCATCAAGGCGCGCGTGCAGCTGCTGCGCGACCTCGGTTCCGCGATCGCTCCGCAGAGCGCCTGGAACCTCATCCAGGGCATCGAGACGCTGTCGCTGCGCATCGAGCGCCACGTGCAGAACGCGCAGGAGATCGCCGAGTGGCTCGACAACCGCGATGACGTCGCAGCCGTCAACTACTCGGGTCTGCCCACCTCCCCCTGGTACGCGAAGGCGAACGAGTACGCACCGAAGGGTGTCGGCGCTGTGCTGTCCTTCGAGCTCAAGGGCGGCGTCCAGGCCGGTCGCGAGTTCGTGAACAGCCTGACGCTGTTCAGCCACCTCGCGAACATCGGCGACGTCCGTTCGCTGGTCATCCACCCCGCATCCACGACCCACGCGCAGCTCACCCCCGAGCAGCAGCTCACCGCCGGCGTCACCCCCGGTCTCGTGCGTCTGTCCGTCGGTCTCGAGAACATCGACGACCTCAAGGCCGACCTCGACCAGGCCCTGGCCGCGGCACGCCGCGTCTCGGAGGCGGCTCGCGCCTGA
- a CDS encoding hemolysin family protein: MDYIMLGVGLLLTVGTGLFVASEFALVNLDRADLEARQAKGESRLALTISALKHTSTHLSSAQLGITLTTLLTGYTMEPALSNILGPTLLTWRVPEAAVSPIATVVAMTVATVVSMILGELVPKNFALALPLATAKLVIPFQIAFTTVFKPAVIVLNGSANAVLRGMGIEPKEELSGARTAEELSSLVRRSARAGVLEADTASLLDRSLSFARLTAADVMTARPSMHAIAAGDSANDVIHLARRTGHSRFPVYDDDLDDITGVVHLKAAVSVPRERRAEVPVGALSTEPLRVPETVHLDGLISELRARGYQLAVVVDEYGGTAGLVTLEDLVEEIVGEVSDEHDRSKAGIVRGRDGVVFPGELRPDELRRRAGVEVPEGDVYDTVGGYIMSVLERVPSNGDEVTLDSGILQVVRMDGRRVDRIRYIPRPHEIEKEATR, from the coding sequence ATGGACTACATCATGTTGGGCGTGGGGCTCCTTCTCACGGTCGGGACCGGCCTGTTCGTCGCGAGCGAGTTCGCGCTGGTCAATCTCGACCGTGCCGACCTCGAAGCCCGACAGGCCAAGGGGGAATCGCGACTGGCGCTGACGATCAGCGCTCTGAAACACACGTCGACGCATCTGTCCTCGGCTCAGCTCGGGATCACGCTGACGACTCTGCTCACCGGTTACACGATGGAACCGGCGCTCTCGAACATCCTCGGCCCGACGCTTCTGACCTGGAGGGTTCCCGAAGCGGCCGTCTCGCCGATCGCGACGGTGGTGGCCATGACGGTCGCGACCGTGGTGTCGATGATCCTCGGCGAACTCGTCCCCAAGAACTTCGCGCTCGCCCTTCCGCTGGCGACGGCGAAGCTGGTGATCCCGTTCCAGATCGCCTTCACGACAGTGTTCAAGCCCGCGGTGATCGTGCTCAACGGCAGCGCGAACGCGGTGCTGCGCGGCATGGGCATCGAGCCGAAGGAGGAGCTCTCAGGTGCGCGCACCGCAGAGGAGCTCTCCTCGCTGGTGCGGCGATCGGCGCGAGCCGGCGTGCTCGAAGCCGACACGGCGAGTCTGCTGGACCGCAGCCTCAGCTTCGCGCGGCTCACCGCGGCCGACGTGATGACCGCACGGCCGAGCATGCACGCGATCGCGGCAGGTGACTCGGCGAATGACGTCATCCACCTCGCTCGGCGGACCGGACACAGTCGATTCCCGGTGTACGACGATGATCTCGACGACATCACCGGTGTCGTGCACCTGAAGGCCGCCGTCTCGGTGCCGCGCGAGCGCCGCGCCGAGGTCCCCGTCGGGGCGCTCTCCACTGAGCCGCTCCGGGTGCCGGAGACCGTTCATCTGGACGGACTCATCTCCGAGCTGCGCGCGCGCGGCTATCAACTCGCCGTCGTCGTCGACGAGTACGGCGGCACGGCGGGCCTCGTCACCCTGGAAGACCTCGTGGAGGAGATCGTCGGCGAGGTCTCCGACGAGCATGACCGCTCCAAGGCCGGCATCGTCCGCGGGCGCGACGGGGTCGTCTTCCCCGGTGAGCTGCGTCCTGACGAGCTTCGCCGTCGCGCAGGCGTCGAGGTCCCGGAGGGCGATGTCTACGACACGGTCGGCGGCTACATCATGAGTGTTCTCGAGCGCGTGCCCTCCAACGGCGATGAAGTGACCCTCGACAGCGGGATCCTGCAGGTGGTGCGGATGGATGGACGTCGGGTCGACCGCATCCGATACATCCCCAGACCGCACGAGATCGAAAAGGAGGCGACCCGATGA
- a CDS encoding homoserine O-acetyltransferase, with protein sequence MDWQTTSEDTVPSAPVTEADVRLLRARPPATGAWRDGDPVGNRRFAGFGAFRTESGAELPGIRLAYETWGELNSERDNAVLVLHALTGDSHLRGEAGAGHPTAGWWEQITGPGAPLDTDRWFVIAPNMLGGCQGSTGPASVAPDGYEWASRFPYLTIRDQVAAQVRLADALGIDTWAAVIGGSMGGMHALEWAVSHPERVQRLGVLSSPPVTTADQIALNTVQTETIRMDPRFQGGEYYDLGDGDGPHRGLALARRMALLNYRSPIELNQRFQRSWQSGVSPLGHGGRFAVESYLDFHGNKFTRRFDANSYVTLVEAMNSHDVGRDRGGVEEALHSVTATTLVLGIDSDRLFPIDGQHRIARSIPSTLDGAEAVVLASDFGHDGFLIETEAVGAHLRRLLAS encoded by the coding sequence ATGGACTGGCAGACGACCTCTGAGGACACCGTGCCGTCGGCACCGGTGACGGAGGCGGATGTACGCCTGCTCCGCGCGCGACCCCCGGCGACCGGCGCCTGGCGCGACGGCGACCCCGTCGGCAACCGGCGCTTCGCCGGTTTCGGGGCGTTCCGTACCGAAAGCGGTGCCGAGCTTCCCGGCATCCGTCTCGCCTACGAGACCTGGGGCGAGCTGAACTCCGAACGGGACAACGCCGTGCTCGTGCTGCACGCGCTCACCGGCGACAGCCATCTTCGCGGCGAAGCCGGCGCGGGTCACCCCACCGCGGGATGGTGGGAGCAGATCACCGGACCCGGAGCTCCTCTGGACACCGACCGCTGGTTCGTCATCGCCCCCAACATGCTGGGCGGATGCCAGGGGTCGACCGGACCAGCCAGTGTCGCGCCGGACGGCTACGAGTGGGCGTCGCGTTTCCCGTACCTGACCATCCGCGACCAGGTGGCAGCCCAGGTCCGCCTCGCCGACGCTCTCGGTATCGACACGTGGGCCGCCGTGATCGGTGGCTCGATGGGCGGCATGCACGCGCTGGAGTGGGCCGTGTCGCACCCGGAGCGCGTGCAACGGCTGGGCGTGCTCTCCTCGCCGCCGGTGACGACTGCCGATCAGATCGCGCTGAACACCGTGCAGACCGAGACGATCCGGATGGATCCACGTTTCCAAGGCGGCGAGTACTACGACCTCGGCGACGGAGACGGACCGCACCGCGGGCTCGCCCTGGCGCGCCGGATGGCGCTGCTGAACTACCGCAGTCCGATCGAACTCAATCAGCGCTTCCAGCGGTCCTGGCAGTCAGGCGTCTCGCCGCTCGGCCACGGCGGACGCTTCGCTGTGGAGTCGTACCTCGATTTCCACGGGAACAAGTTCACCCGCCGCTTCGATGCGAACAGCTATGTCACCCTCGTCGAGGCGATGAACTCGCACGATGTCGGACGCGACCGCGGCGGCGTCGAAGAGGCACTGCACTCGGTCACCGCGACGACGCTCGTTCTCGGCATCGACAGCGACCGGCTGTTCCCGATCGACGGGCAGCATCGCATCGCCCGCAGCATCCCGAGCACCCTCGACGGCGCCGAGGCCGTGGTGCTCGCGAGCGACTTCGGTCACGACGGATTCCTGATCGAGACGGAGGCCGTGGGGGCGCACCTGCGGCGACTGCTGGCGAGCTGA
- a CDS encoding NADH:flavin oxidoreductase/NADH oxidase, with amino-acid sequence MSILFSPLRLRSVEFRNRLWVSPMCMYSAVDGMPQEWHHTHLAQFASGGAGLVVAEATAVAPEGRISPRDTGLWNDEQRDAWTPIVRAIHDRGAVAGIQLAHAGRKASTWWPWADDRGSVPVGDGGWSTVAPSAVAFDGFDAPIALEITGIERLVDAFAAAARRALDAGFDVLEIHGAHGYLLHQFLSPLSNQRTDEYGGTLANRARLLLRVIDAVRAESGEDVALLVRISATDHADGGFTPEEAAVVGGWATEHGADFIDVSSGGLVAHQQIDLFPGYQVPLAETVRQGGRIPVSAVGLITAAEQAERVLAEGAADAIFAGREWLRDPHFALRAAHELGADVSWPSQYLRARWR; translated from the coding sequence GTGAGCATTCTCTTCTCTCCGCTTCGTCTTCGTTCGGTCGAGTTCCGCAACCGGCTCTGGGTGTCACCGATGTGCATGTACAGCGCCGTCGACGGGATGCCGCAGGAGTGGCACCACACGCACCTCGCCCAGTTCGCATCCGGCGGTGCCGGTCTCGTCGTCGCCGAGGCCACCGCCGTGGCGCCGGAGGGTCGGATCTCGCCCCGGGATACGGGCTTGTGGAACGACGAGCAGCGCGACGCCTGGACGCCGATCGTGCGGGCGATCCACGATCGCGGTGCGGTCGCCGGCATCCAGCTCGCACATGCCGGACGCAAGGCATCGACGTGGTGGCCCTGGGCCGACGATCGCGGCTCCGTTCCGGTCGGCGACGGCGGGTGGAGCACCGTGGCGCCCTCTGCCGTCGCGTTCGACGGGTTCGACGCCCCGATCGCCCTCGAGATCACCGGGATCGAGCGCCTGGTCGACGCCTTCGCCGCGGCCGCACGTCGGGCACTGGATGCCGGATTCGACGTCCTCGAGATCCACGGCGCCCACGGTTACCTGCTGCACCAGTTCCTGTCGCCGCTGTCGAATCAGCGCACCGACGAGTACGGCGGGACCCTTGCGAACCGCGCCCGACTGCTGCTGCGTGTCATCGACGCGGTGCGCGCGGAATCCGGCGAGGACGTGGCGTTGTTGGTACGCATCTCCGCGACGGATCACGCCGACGGCGGCTTCACTCCCGAGGAGGCAGCGGTCGTCGGCGGATGGGCGACGGAGCACGGCGCCGACTTCATCGACGTATCCAGCGGCGGGCTCGTCGCCCACCAGCAGATTGACCTGTTCCCGGGCTATCAGGTACCGCTGGCCGAGACGGTGCGCCAGGGCGGCCGCATCCCGGTCTCCGCCGTCGGCCTGATCACCGCGGCCGAGCAGGCGGAGCGGGTACTCGCGGAGGGCGCGGCCGACGCGATCTTCGCCGGCCGCGAGTGGCTTCGAGACCCCCACTTCGCGCTCCGGGCCGCGCACGAACTCGGCGCGGACGTCTCGTGGCCTTCGCAGTACCTTCGCGCCCGTTGGCGCTGA
- a CDS encoding NUDIX hydrolase has protein sequence MTDTEMLAVAGTVVLLRDGTDGLEVLLMRRPERGSFADAWVFPGGRVEDADREPSEAEDEDARRAAIRETFEEVGIVVSDLVVLSCWHPPVEAPRRFRTWFFVAADPGGDVLASTDEVIDAVWIRPGDALARHGAGEWTLFPPTWMTLRHLAAFVDAATALAAAGEPQTFRTVVNRTAEGQVFTWGNDRLETGSLPWRYRPG, from the coding sequence GTGACCGACACCGAGATGCTCGCCGTCGCCGGCACCGTCGTGCTGCTGCGCGACGGCACGGACGGCCTCGAGGTCCTGCTGATGCGCAGGCCCGAGCGGGGTTCCTTCGCGGATGCGTGGGTGTTCCCCGGGGGCCGTGTCGAGGATGCGGATCGCGAGCCGTCGGAGGCCGAGGACGAGGATGCCAGGCGTGCGGCGATCCGCGAGACGTTCGAGGAGGTCGGGATCGTCGTCTCCGACCTGGTCGTGCTCTCCTGCTGGCATCCGCCCGTCGAGGCTCCCCGGCGGTTCCGCACGTGGTTCTTCGTCGCCGCTGATCCCGGTGGCGACGTCCTGGCGTCGACCGACGAGGTCATCGACGCCGTCTGGATCCGACCGGGCGACGCTCTGGCTCGGCACGGCGCAGGGGAGTGGACGCTGTTCCCGCCGACCTGGATGACGTTGCGTCACCTCGCCGCGTTCGTCGATGCCGCCACGGCGCTCGCGGCAGCAGGGGAGCCGCAGACCTTTCGCACAGTGGTGAACCGGACGGCCGAGGGACAGGTCTTCACCTGGGGCAATGACCGCCTCGAAACGGGGTCGTTGCCGTGGCGGTACCGACCGGGCTGA
- a CDS encoding NAD(P)H-hydrate dehydratase, giving the protein MVEVREWSRADTVPFLRVPSPADDKYSRGVVALRTGSDAYPGAAVLGVEAAWRAGAGYVRYVGEGKAADAVIARRPETVTGRDTGRTRIGAWVIGSGTDPGHRSHQEHEALREILAGVVPVVVDAGALDLAVAANAPALVTPHAGEFARLRELMKLRADADRAAEVAQTAAALGATVLLKGAKTLIASADAAIITVEAGTGWLAAAGTGDVLAGILGALIAANPDAPLAETAAAGAWLHGHAGRLAAGATAGAHGHPIVAMDVAEALPSAIADLLS; this is encoded by the coding sequence ATGGTCGAGGTTCGTGAGTGGTCCCGTGCGGACACCGTGCCGTTCCTGCGCGTTCCGTCGCCGGCCGACGACAAGTATTCGCGAGGCGTCGTCGCGCTGCGCACCGGATCGGATGCGTACCCGGGGGCGGCTGTGCTCGGTGTCGAGGCCGCCTGGCGCGCCGGCGCTGGCTATGTCCGTTACGTCGGCGAGGGAAAGGCAGCGGATGCGGTGATCGCGCGGCGGCCGGAGACGGTCACCGGCCGTGACACCGGCCGCACCCGCATCGGCGCGTGGGTGATCGGCTCCGGCACGGACCCCGGGCACCGGAGCCACCAGGAGCACGAGGCGCTGCGCGAGATTCTCGCCGGCGTCGTGCCTGTGGTCGTCGATGCCGGTGCGCTCGATCTCGCCGTCGCCGCGAACGCGCCGGCCCTCGTCACACCGCACGCCGGAGAGTTCGCTCGGCTGCGAGAGCTGATGAAGCTTCGCGCGGACGCGGACAGAGCGGCGGAGGTGGCGCAGACGGCAGCAGCGCTCGGCGCAACGGTGCTGCTGAAGGGGGCCAAGACTCTCATCGCCTCCGCGGATGCAGCGATCATCACGGTCGAGGCGGGGACGGGCTGGCTCGCGGCGGCCGGCACCGGAGACGTGCTCGCCGGCATCCTGGGCGCGCTGATCGCGGCGAATCCTGACGCACCGCTCGCCGAGACGGCAGCGGCCGGAGCCTGGCTGCACGGACACGCCGGGCGGCTGGCCGCAGGAGCCACCGCCGGAGCCCACGGGCATCCGATCGTGGCCATGGACGTCGCCGAGGCGCTGCCGTCGGCGATCGCGGACCTGCTGTCGTGA
- a CDS encoding SDR family oxidoreductase: protein MVNRRAVVTGASSGIGAATVRALRSRGWDVVGVARREDRLAALVAETGASAIVCDLTDAEAVAALITELEETGPVHALVQVAGGARGTDSIEDSSIDDWQWMFDANVLATQRLVAGILPLLRRAADEDGHADTVFVTSTAAQVAYAGGGGYNAAKAAEGMLVRVLRQELNGEPIRVVEVAPGMVHTEEFTLNRLGGDAVAAESVYAGVEAPLLAEDVADVIAYALQAPGHVNLDLITMRPVAQSAHHLLARGPLRVRLDN from the coding sequence ATGGTGAACAGGCGTGCGGTAGTGACAGGTGCGAGCTCGGGAATCGGCGCGGCGACGGTGCGTGCGCTGAGGTCGCGCGGATGGGACGTCGTCGGAGTCGCGCGGCGCGAAGACCGCCTGGCCGCGCTCGTCGCCGAGACCGGGGCGTCCGCGATCGTCTGCGATCTGACCGACGCCGAGGCGGTCGCGGCGCTCATCACCGAGCTCGAGGAGACCGGGCCGGTGCACGCACTCGTACAGGTCGCCGGCGGAGCTCGCGGCACCGACAGCATCGAGGACTCCTCGATCGACGACTGGCAGTGGATGTTCGATGCCAACGTACTGGCGACGCAACGACTGGTCGCAGGCATCCTTCCGCTGCTGCGGCGGGCCGCCGATGAAGACGGCCATGCCGATACCGTCTTCGTGACATCGACAGCCGCCCAGGTCGCGTACGCGGGCGGAGGCGGCTACAACGCGGCCAAGGCTGCCGAGGGGATGCTGGTGCGCGTGCTCCGGCAGGAGCTCAACGGCGAGCCGATCCGCGTCGTGGAGGTCGCTCCTGGCATGGTGCACACCGAGGAGTTCACGCTGAACCGGCTCGGCGGCGACGCTGTCGCTGCGGAGTCCGTGTACGCAGGCGTCGAGGCGCCCCTCCTCGCCGAGGATGTCGCAGATGTCATCGCCTACGCGCTGCAGGCGCCGGGGCACGTCAACCTCGACCTGATCACGATGCGACCTGTCGCCCAGTCCGCTCACCATCTCCTGGCCAGGGGACCGTTGCGCGTCCGGCTGGACAACTGA